One Luteibacter sp. 9135 DNA segment encodes these proteins:
- the yihA gene encoding ribosome biogenesis GTP-binding protein YihA/YsxC → MSSNPLNSARFVLAANEITQLPYDQGAEVAFAGRSNAGKSSALNALTGHNGLARTSKTPGRTQLMVVFDLAPLKIEGEAPVDARLIDLPGYGYAKVPEAMRMHWRGEIDAYLKMRRSLRGIVLIVDIRHELKDFDRTMLAFCAATDLPCHVLMTKADKLSRGQASAALEALRKDFRTNNVRGTAQVFSSPAKTGIEEARARVMELLATPRPHELV, encoded by the coding sequence ATGTCCTCGAACCCCCTCAACAGTGCCCGCTTCGTGCTGGCCGCCAACGAAATCACCCAGTTGCCCTACGACCAGGGTGCCGAGGTGGCGTTCGCCGGCCGGTCCAACGCCGGCAAGTCCAGCGCGCTCAACGCGCTGACCGGCCACAACGGCCTGGCCCGCACCTCGAAGACCCCGGGACGCACCCAGCTGATGGTGGTGTTCGACCTGGCACCGCTGAAGATCGAGGGCGAGGCGCCGGTGGACGCACGGCTGATCGATCTGCCCGGCTACGGCTACGCCAAGGTGCCCGAAGCCATGCGCATGCACTGGCGTGGCGAGATCGACGCCTACCTGAAGATGCGCCGCAGCCTGCGCGGCATCGTGCTGATCGTGGACATCCGCCACGAACTGAAGGATTTCGACCGCACCATGCTCGCGTTCTGCGCGGCCACCGACCTGCCCTGCCACGTGCTGATGACGAAGGCCGACAAGCTGTCCCGCGGGCAGGCCTCGGCCGCCCTGGAGGCCCTGCGGAAGGATTTCCGGACCAACAACGTGCGTGGCACTGCGCAGGTGTTCTCGTCGCCGGCCAAGACCGGTATCGAGGAGGCGCGCGCCCGCGTCATGGAACTGCTGGCGACGCCGCGCCCGCACGAACTGGTCTAG
- a CDS encoding GAF domain-containing protein, protein MFEAKAIATGDKAALYAELLQQAQGLMHGETNVIANAANFAALVYDAVPELNWAGFYLYDGSELVVGPFQGKPACIRIALGRGVCGTAAQTLQTQVVRDVHDFDGHIACDAASNSEIVVPLTKADGSLFGVWDVDSPRVARFDDEDRKGMEALCRAFMATLG, encoded by the coding sequence ATGTTCGAAGCCAAGGCCATCGCCACCGGGGACAAGGCCGCGCTTTACGCGGAACTGCTGCAACAGGCCCAGGGCCTGATGCACGGCGAGACGAACGTGATCGCCAACGCCGCCAACTTCGCCGCGCTGGTCTACGACGCCGTGCCGGAACTCAACTGGGCGGGGTTCTACCTCTACGACGGCAGCGAACTGGTGGTCGGGCCTTTCCAGGGCAAACCGGCGTGCATCCGCATCGCGCTGGGACGCGGCGTCTGCGGCACGGCGGCACAGACCCTGCAGACCCAGGTGGTGCGCGACGTCCACGACTTCGACGGCCACATCGCCTGCGATGCCGCCTCCAATTCGGAAATCGTGGTGCCGCTGACGAAGGCCGACGGCAGCCTGTTCGGCGTGTGGGACGTGGACAGCCCCCGCGTGGCCCGTTTCGACGACGAGGACAGGAAGGGCATGGAGGCGCTGTGCCGCGCCTTCATGGCCACACTGGGCTAG